One window of Magallana gigas chromosome 2, xbMagGiga1.1, whole genome shotgun sequence genomic DNA carries:
- the LOC109620423 gene encoding uncharacterized protein encodes MEPAMACEMLEKVETSGGKVDTLIMDNDSTTIARVKAHVNPNISKRSDSNHTKKGFTGALVELSSAHKVLRNVKVRGHMELCFMYCIQQNKDNPSQIETDLRNIVPHLYG; translated from the exons ATGGAGCCGGCCATGGCATGTGAGATGCTCGAGAAGGTAGAGACGTCAGGGGGAAAG GTAGATACTTTGATAATGGACAATGACTCTACAACAATTGCCAGAGTAAAGGCTCATGTCAATCCAAACATATCCAAACGTTCCGATAGTAATCACACTAAGAAGGGATTCACTGGTGCCTTGGTGGAGCTAAGTAGTGCCCACAAAGTTTTAAGAAATGTCAAAGTCAGGGGGCACATGGAACTATGCTTCATGTACTGCATTCAGCAGAATAAGGACAACCCTTCTCAGATTGAGACTGATCTTAGAAATATTGTTCCTCACTTATATGGTTAG